The Ranitomeya variabilis isolate aRanVar5 chromosome 7, aRanVar5.hap1, whole genome shotgun sequence DNA window CGGGCCAGCTGGATGTCTTTGGGCATGATGGTGACCCTCTTGGCGTGGATGGCGCACAGGTTGGTGTCCTCAAACAGCCCCACCAGATAAGCCTCGCTGGCCTCCTGCAGGGCCATCACGGCCGAGCTTTGGAAGCGCAGATCAGTCTTGAAGTCCTGGGCGATCTCTCTCACCAGTCGCTGGAAGGGAAGTTTACGGATCAGCAGCTCGGTGGATTTCTGATAGCGGCGGATCTCACGGAGAGCGACTGTTCCCGGGCGGTAACGATGGGGCTTCTTCACTCCACCAGTGGCCGGAGCGCTCTTCCTGGCGGCCTTAGTGGCCAGCTGCTTGCGGGGAgctttccctccggtggatttacggGCGGTCTGCTTGGTTCTGGCCATAGCTCTGTATA harbors:
- the LOC143784823 gene encoding histone H3, which translates into the protein MARTKQTARKSTGGKAPRKQLATKAARKSAPATGGVKKPHRYRPGTVALREIRRYQKSTELLIRKLPFQRLVREIAQDFKTDLRFQSSAVMALQEASEAYLVGLFEDTNLCAIHAKRVTIMPKDIQLARRIRGERA